Below is a window of Littorina saxatilis isolate snail1 linkage group LG2, US_GU_Lsax_2.0, whole genome shotgun sequence DNA.
TTTACCAACCCATTTGCCTCCCTTCGTGCTCCATATGACTGCTCGGAATTGAAAGGTGAgacacacacgtgacacgcaTTGCTGTTTTGTTAAACAGATTAAATAgacagtaagtgtgtgtgtgtgtgtgtgtgtgtgtgtgtgtgtgtgtgtgtgtgtggtgtgtgtgtgtgtgggtgggtgggtgggtgggggtgtgggtgtgtgtgtgggtgtgggtgtgtgtgtgtgggtgtgtgtgtgggtgtgtgggtgtgtgtgtgggtgtgggggtgtgggtgcatgtttgtgtgtttgtgccacCACAATAAATTGCTTTAGGTCTCTGCTTCTTTACATCTGTAAACTGGAAGGGCTGTTTGTTTTCGAAAACCACCCAGCAACAAAACAACTTGATAACCAACCAGGAACCAGCtcgaatcctcgatagctcatgggttgagaagctacaCTTTGTGGGCACTACGTTTAGCGACTGGAAAGTTCCAAATGCTCAAATGTAATAAATATACATCTCGGGGGcagacaacacaaacataccgcattcaAACTAACAACTAGTACAGTCTTGAACACACGAAATTCAATATAAAATCCACATGTTCGGTTGTCAAATTAGTTTTGTTTTATGAAATGAATAATAACAAAACACTCCATTATTTCAATTTAGGACTCCCCCTTTGGTATCTGAGTCAAATCCATATCACAGACGACGACCTCTTAATCGCAAGATGCCACAATTTAAAACGGAATTGCATCGATTATCCTGCATTCCATCTGCAACAGACATTTGGAACACACTACCAGAATAAGTATGTCCAACAAAGTGATTCACTGAGTTATTTGAAACGTTTTCAGTCTTGCCAGGGACGATGTTGTTCCACCACCACACTTCTACGGGGCGACCCGAGACCTAGAAATTTACATTGTAAGCTAAGATTGTCGGTAAGTGATTTGAAGCAACATTTGACTATTCGACGATAGTGTATGTGAATGCGGCACTGGTGCAGAAACAGGTGTAAACAAAGCGTTCCCGCGAACAAAACTTAGTGCTGTTGAGCTGTTCTTTTAATAGCCATTCACAATTCCGGAACGTAATTCACACCGTGCACATAATACAGTAAACTTAGAAGCATGAAGCATGGTGGGTTTCGTTGAATAGATCCTACACTACTGTCACTTCAGGGTGAATAGCGGGGGACTTCGTTCATCTGTGCAAATAGAAAACAGAGCACATAGGCTACACAGACTGTAAGGCAATATTAGAATTCTGCCTCTTACCACTGACTGCACACATCTTTCAACAACAAAGCCAGAACACACGTTCAACTGTCAGGCTATTCAGTGTGTACAGTATATGTAGGTTATGAGGCCCGAATACCTGAAACTGACTGTGGTGATTCGAAAATATAGTTTGTATGCCcaggcgcgcgcgcacacacacacacacacgtacacacacacacacacgcacatacacacacacaacaaacacataccccccccccacacacacacacacacacacacacgcacatagtatacacacacacaacaaacacacacacacacacacacacacacacacacacacacacacacacacacacattatttaaaataaaaagtcCTAAAccttggatagaatttgtaaattgggtTAAAGGCaaactgcacccattgtgagAATTTAAAAGTTTCCAAAGAAGCGGTTCTTTTtggagttgcgaacaatgtCGTCACCGATAAAGTTTTTGATGTGCTAGTAATGtgtgccaaacaccacgtatatatttccaaaatgaacaaaaagatccatcattttcagacatttagtagaaattGAAAGCAAAGATATATTTGTGAAAAGTACAACGCAGTTATGAATAATACATTAGAtacattttacaaggattagCGCTTGTATTTTATGCATGTTTTGATTTAACCCTTAGGTTCTTCTATTTGACATatttttgatactgcgaccaccaaagCCCTGAAAacaccctccccctccacccacccaccccctgtgtgttgtaattgtccaagtgtgttctgttttatgtttttgtccccttgtttaggtgatgtcctgtaatgtacagcatatacatgtacaaaacaaaagaagaaaaactccacaaaaagagaatagaaaagaaatttaaaaaaaataaccaaccaaaaaaaatttaaaaaaagcccTAAACCTGAATGTCCTCATTTCAAAGAACCCATTTTGCCCAGTGTTATTAAACATGCTGTTGTAAGATCCTGTccagtgatcgacaagaagaagaagaagaagaagaagaagaagaagatcctgTCCTCAAGCAAAACTGGATACGTAACATAGAACACGATCAATATAaacataattgtcagtaagtactggtgtcacatgactgatgtgaaccagttgattggctaatggcgatgcgctaaaactgttagcgcactccaagagtgcgctaacttttccacagagcgtattcttccgccctttcctaagcgagactgtactctcatcctcagaatcaataaatgacatgtagcttatattctccacaataccaaatggccataaatgtcctgcttctcaattaaagcagaagtggttttttctgacagattgcatgtgcctgtgccactgaactaaaaatagaagccgctgcgtCTCAACTAATtttcgacttgcatagattctagaacaaggcaagaacaatcgaaaTCGAAAatgtgtagggttcagaacgttcttaccatatataagacttattaccagcctgcctcatgcgtgcagattcaatgcaacgtgacgagcaatttttttttttgaaatgagactgccgTTGTTCCATTGCTCTAGCCTAGCAGACggcataaaccccgctcagcaaataaacatgttgggcaaatgtgaacgaaaaaccgatggggatataatacgtgtagagttcagagcattcttaccgttcatatttagtaccagactcctcgatgagtgaagatacaacacgagaaacataccacatttattttgaaaatgtgctaaccgtcgagcaGTCGATcattgagtcaattcaaggggcaccactctgcacagtcaatccgtcgaagctcgactggaggttttgaATCGCAAATGACTTGTCTAAgtgcacagccctttctccgagttcaaatgagatctctattaaagattatcactttttagcttaacgctacactggaagttaccaacagaaattaaaacaagagtttgcgtgtgacgaaagcacgacacactcgagacagcccacacaaaactTCAGTCttccacgacctgaccacacagttatgcctattcaaatgcgcgtagcaaaatgtgcgttttgaatcatcttttttctctggcggtactgacaatatcgttattgaaacaatcccagtgcactaagggatttatagagcaaatctcgaaaataattatcgaactcagcgctatgcgcttcgttcaataatgaattttctcgatttgctctataaatcccttagtgcactgggatgtctcaataacttaaaataaAGCTATACTAGCAATAGATGGTGACGAATTTATAAACATTGCGTTTCAGACTTTATATCAgggttggttaactttttagcACGAGTATGTATTTTTCAAGTTCAGTAAGCTGAACTGAATGTCACAGCCGCGGAATATTGTGTGTTTAAATGGTTTTTGAGGACCCTGTGGATTTGATTTGTTTCTGCTACTTGTGAAGATTGTTTATAATTGGTTTTTATTTCTTGATTGCATGGTTACCTTTTCATGTAAATATTGAGCACGAAGAGGCGTTTTAGTGATCTGAAATATACGATACTGTACTGATTCTTCGTTCAAGTTCCGGTTCTTGTTTcgatttctgtgtgtgtggtggaaaATGAACATGCGAGAGAAATGCGAACCAGATGTGTGTTTGATGTATTACCCGCAGGAGTCGAGTCCATTacaaatgtcttatgctccaaGCTCATATTTATTTCTTATATTGAAATGTGTACATTAGTCTGTCTcttcacatttaaatattgTACGTGTTTgaccaaagtagggggtgggcgtttgctcgaTACTGCGCACATACAAGGTACTTCACGATAATATACATTAATAGTGTTGGTGTGAATTATgctgaacaacaacaaccaacaacaaacaacagcaacacttTGAAAAGGGGCGAGTGCATTTACTTAAAAGTTGCCTTTGCATCCCATTCACCCAAGCGTGACTCGTGCTTTGTGTGCTCAGTGAAAAGGCTGAGCTGCAACCTGTTGAAAGCAGACGAGGTAAGACTGCTCTTCCGACCGCGACAGCACTTCCTTGTCTACCTTGACACGAACTTCCTGGTGTTCATAGGTACCTGCCTTGAATGATGCAGTCTTTCGACACAACGTTGTTCGATTGGCGTTTTTCAGACTGTTGCTCGGTTATACGATTTGTGTATTTCAGACAATCTTAGTTCTGTTCTTACTTTGTTAAAATGCTTTCCTCCTGTGTTGAATGGCTTTAAATAAGTCTTTGTCGAAAcgctttgtttctttgttgaaTCGTTTAGGTGTTTCTTTCACATACTTCGTATTATCTGTCTgtgttaacattttatttccattatttgtttctgttgaaaTACTGATTTCCATTGATGAATCAAATCGGGTTTCTTCCTATACCGTTTTGCTCTCCGGTTTCCAAAGTCAGTGATTGTTTGTTGATTGTTCTTTGTTTTTCCTCTGGAACTCCTTCACTCCATTGATGATTGATTCTTGCtgatatttctttatttttgaaataaaaaacacacatagATCTGCATTAACGCTTTTTTTTATGCGACTTCTGTTTAAACGCGGTAGTCATGGTTTGAAACACTGTGTTCTTATGTTAAAACGCAAAATCATTCTCTTTTCGTTTCCCGTACGATGCAATGTCACCATGTGGCTGTGGCAAGTAACGTGCAGACAGGGCATTCCCCTTCTTTTGCGTCACTCACCTACCCTGACACTTTCTTCCTCCTTGCTTCTTATAAAGGCCACGACTCAGTTAAAAAAGCTAGATCACATTACTACGACGCAGTCCCAAGAAAAAGGAAGGTTGAAAGTCTACATCGTGTTATAGCCATTCATGTTTGGAGGGAAAACTCAATAAGAAGCAACGTGTGATAAAgaacacataaaacaaaacgtTCACTTTGCCATAAAATGATGAATACAATCGGGTTTGTGTTGGTTTGGTTTCTTGCCGCAAGCTGTGTTTCTTCCAGTGATGTGGTGTGTAGGGTGAAGTACAGAGCTGACAATGGAACACTGATGGACTGCAGCCACATGCAACTGATATCACTCTCTGACGTAGATATCTCTGACGTCACAGCGCTGGACTTGAGTAATAACCAGCTGTCAGAGTGGCGTTCCGGTTCCCTTTCTGATCTCTCCAGCCTACGTCACTTGAACCTCGGTCGCAACGATTTGCAGAAACTAGACCAGCACGCGTTTCAAGGACTGAAAGAGTTGGAGACTTTGGACCTGAGCTATAACAACCTGACCGCACTGACCAGGCGGACCTTTGCCAACCTTCCTCGCCTACAACGACTGTTGCTTGACCACAACCAGGTGATCAGCCTCGGGACGGACGTCTTTGAGAACCTGACTCACCTCCGTCACCTGGACCTGGGCTACAATCACCTGCATGTCTTGTACAACAACACCTTCTCCAGTCTCGCTCACCTCAACTGGCTGGGGCTGGGGTCCAACCGCTTGCAGAGACTGGAGGCTGGTGCCATGACAGGGCTGGACAGGCTGATCAACCTGGACTTGTCTGACAACAAACTCCAGCTGACGTCGTCAGTCTACCCGGCCCGGGTCTTCGCTTCGCTGGGGCAGCTGCAGCTTCTGCATCTGGAGTACAACGATGACGATCCGAACGGGGAATATCCTGACAACGTGTTCAGTGATCTTGTCTCTCTGACTTTGTTATCCATCGATACGTTTAATGAGGTGCACTTTGGGCGGGACTTTGCAGCTCTGCGCAACATTCATACCTTGGACTTAAGCAAGAACTGTCAAATCTATCGTGTTTTAAACACGTCCTTCGAGGGCTTCAAAAACTCGACACTCTCTTTCATCAACTTTCAGTACTGCTCACTTCAAATTGAAGCGTGTGCATTCTGTGAACTTCCTGCGTTGGACAGATTGTGGTTTATGTATTCGCACTTCCAGACTCCCAACCACATTCTGGAATCTATGTACGGCCTTCAGCATCAGACTATGACTGAAATCAAGTTGCATAGCATTGGCGATTATTTGCCTTTTTTCCACGTCATCGACAGTCATTCGGCCAGATACCTGCGAAATATCTGTGTTAAGAACGTCATAATGTCGCGCTGCAATATTCAGCGAATAGTAGGAAACGCCGTGACAGTGCAAAACACCCCTTTCTTCAGATGCTTGGAACACGTGGATCTTTCAATGAATGCAATTATTGGAGATACATCCACTTTGGTCAAAATAGTTATGTCAGATGGTCCCTTACAATCTCTGGCACTGCAGGATCAGCAAACGTTTACCATCACAGGAGCGCAGTGTTTAGTAAGTCAGGATTTTCGATGCAAAGAGTATTTTCGTTATAATAGCTACGATGAGAACACATACACGATGGGGTTTCGAACTCCAGTGAATATAACATTTCTAAACCTGTCATCAATCTTCCCACATCTGCATCCCTTGCCAGTGAATTGGACTTTTCCATCAGCAAAGCATTTAAAGACTTTGGATATGTCCTATCTTGGATTTGGTAACTGTCGCATGATAATGTATGGTCTTGAAAATCTGGAGACCCTCAGTTTGGATGGAAACTATTGTTACAACATGACGGATAAGATGTTCGATTTCTTTGACAGTCTGAAGAAACTGAGTTTGTCAAACTTGGGATTCAACCCTCAGTTCTTGAAGTCACATGGTTGGCGCTTGTTTCAAAACGTGGATCAGCTGCAGTTTTTGGACCTGTCCCGGAACGAATTGCCCTTTACAGATCCTGACATGTTACGTGTACAACGTCATTTGAAAGAACTTGACTTCTCCGACAATCGACTCCAGAAAGTGCCTGTCAATCTGGGTAATCATGGTGACCTGAGGATGCTTGACCTTTCCCACAACTCCCTGAGTACACTGACGTCATCAGAACGATCAGCGTTGGACAGTCTGGCCGGCCGCCAAGCATTCaggttgtatgtgtgtctgtgagagagaATAATTGGTTAAATGATGCTTTCTTTCCCGCCATGCATTCAGgttgtttgtcagtctgtctgtcagtgagTTAAAATTAGTAGCCTATTATTGGTTTAATGATGCCTTCTTTTCCGCCATGCATTCAggttgtatgtctgtctgtctgtctgtctgtctgtctgtctgtgagaaTAATTGGTCAAATGATGCCTTCTTTTTCGCCATGCATTCAggttgtatgtctgtctgtctccgggCATGACGGGTCTTAAGGTAAGGAACCCCATGGATTGCTCGCAAAattgcgttttgttttgttcgtgCTACATACTAGAATACAAACCGATTTGCACAAAACTGTATCGGTACATACCTGCATTATTAAGGAATGCAGGGTGCAAATTCCGTTATTATATCTGCAGAAACAATTTTATTATATCAGATTTGTAGGACCAAGTGTTGTGGCGCCAACGTTAATGGTCGGAGTACACACATGTGATCAAAACTATTCATCTGATTGTCACCAAATGTCACTGAAATGTCACAAAGTGACTCATCTGCGTTTTGTTCCTCCAGCTCTCTGACAAATGCACAAAAACGTTCTTTTTGACCAGCCCAAACAAGCAGCAAATAGAAAAAcctaacaaaaataacaacttTCTTCAGAATTCTTGTATAGGGGAACAATATGTAAAACAATACATGAAAAACATCGTGCCCAATGAAATGACAATCGGGTGAATAGTTTTGAAAATATCCACGTAACTGCAACCCATATTACGCAAAACAcgattttgagaaaataaagcTTGAAGTTGAACGTAATTTATCGGTGGTGTATCTTTTACTGACAGATAGAACATCGTCATCGCACAACACTGTGACGTGTCTCAGATCCTTTTCACCTGTCTTCAGCTCGTCAGCAGCTTGCTCAAAACTAGCAACAGCAACTCAAAAGAGAAAGTCTCAGGACTTTCAGATGGTTGCATGCTGCTGAATTTCATCACGTCAGATGTCTTGAAACAAACTGTTAGGAAAGGCTTCATGGCATAACGAAGTACGCAAAATTACTTACAGAATGTAAAATATCGCCTTTCACATCTGTCCCGCGAAGATAAAACCTTTCTCAACGGCTTTATCGCATTAATAAACATAGGAAAAGACTCAAAAGGTTACCCACAAACACCAACTATGAGCGAAAATGTGTGAAAATCATGGTTTCAatgtccgccattttgttttcaataTGGCGGCCAAAATATTAGTGAAGCAAGATGACATCCCTGCTGGAGATGTTCACGGACATCTCACTGAAGCATCCACATGGGATGTTAGCTTCTAACAAGCAGCATTGACCAAGTTCACCATGTCTGACTGTTCAAAGCTATCTGACTATAACGAGATTTAGAGAGGCGAACAAAGCCCACCACTTTGCGccacctcattttctcttgcccGCTCGGATGCGCGCGCACAACGAAACTTTACAGTGCGTGTTATACATTTCGCGGTTTAGACGCAGAGAAATTCTGTTCGCAGAAGAAGCGCTGACAACACATGTGCGATTTATTTGCAACTCGAAGCTCTACTCATAAAATGTATAACTGTTCAAAGTGAGACAGTTCACAAATTAAGGTCTTCACTATACAAAAATATAAGTATTCTATTTAtattaccgccctgatatggcccttcgtggttggctgggcgttaaacaaacaaacaaacaaactatttaTATTAGGGAAGAAATAGAACTCTAAAGTCGTGAAGCGGCAATCGGCTCCtggccgccatctttgatttcCCCAAGCCAAACCTAGGCAAATGTATGCTACAGAAATCAAGTGAAAGATCGACTTAAGCGTCCACTCCAGACCTTAAAGTAGGAATATAATTATGAACAGTTAAAATAACAATCAGGTAACCTATATCCAATAAATTAAAGGTTTCCATacagaaataaccaaaacatAATCACAAAGTCAACGAAAGTAGATTCGTAGAATTGCCCAGATCAACGAAAGTCGTTTATGGTTTTGGTGTGAACTTCGTTTCGCCGCCAACCGGAAATGACGTGTACGCAACATTTGTGATGTAGCACTTCCTTATATGGCACAAAACGAATGTGATTGGTTGAAAAAAAAAGCTAATCTAAATAAGCCTTATAACCACagttttgtaacaaagaagaATGCTTCTTTATTATGCATTATCGGCAAGAACATGCCTTGAATCGAAGTCAGTATAGTAGACTAGTGTAAGTGGGATACcttccagcttcgctgggactAATAGGCAATTGTTATATTTGTTATAATTGAAAACATTTCTACAAACATTTCTGCTCCAGCCTAAAACTCAAGGGAAATCCACTGGAGTGTGAGTGCTTCAACCTAGACGTGGTACAGTGGCTGTGGCACACCCCCGTGTCGCTTGATGGCGAAGGACACCAAGCTAACTACACATGCACCACGGAGACAGGGGAGGTCACCAGCACAGAGCGCGTGATGGCGCAGTGGATGAGTCACTGGCGGCGCTGTGTGGGGGTACAGATGTTTGGAATCGCCCTGTCCGCCTTTCTTCTCCAGCTCCTGTCCATCGTCGTGACATTCATCGTTGTACGCTCCTGGACCCAACTCTGCTACGCCTGGAAAGCCATCCGACGGTACCGTCTGCCGAGACGTCACCACTTTCACCGAGACGCTTACATCGTGTACTCCGAGGCTCAGGATGACGTCATCCTGGCCTGCGTGACGCTGCGTGAGGCTGTGGAGGAGCGGTACGGCGTGCGTCTCTTGCTGCGTGACCGGGAGGAGCTGCCTGGGTCTGTGAGGGCGGAGAACGTCGTGCAGCACATTGATGACAGCTGGAAGGTAGGCGGCACGTGCACACAGGCACAATATGCGACCTTTATCTTCCATACCTGAACGCAATATGTGACAGAGCACAAGAAAAGGAAGGCTTGGGAGAGAAGTACCCAGTTCTGTGCAACATTTCACCTGACCCTGATTTTCCGTGCAAAACATGAACATCTGTTTCGCGACTTATACTGACTTTTCCTGTTCTCTGTCACATCCATATATTGCATTATCAACGCTGTAGAACTCGGGTGTTTGAATTTACGACAGAAAAATTCACGAGCAAcacattatttaatactaaagCAGGTGACGTTTATGTCAAATTTACCTGAGTAGCTTTTGTACCATTGAAAACATAACATTTTCTGATCCAAAAAAAGCTTTTTCGCAATGCCCCAACAGTGACTCCTTTATACATTTTATAAACTGCGGAACTGAAATAATGTATGTTGATGTTTTTATATGTATGGGAATGACAACGGATGGCATAGAAGTTCTGTTAGGGTggtttattaccaattcagtgccccatatggctttttgaccaatcaggacggattctaggtg
It encodes the following:
- the LOC138952151 gene encoding toll-like receptor 3 translates to MMNTIGFVLVWFLAASCVSSSDVVCRVKYRADNGTLMDCSHMQLISLSDVDISDVTALDLSNNQLSEWRSGSLSDLSSLRHLNLGRNDLQKLDQHAFQGLKELETLDLSYNNLTALTRRTFANLPRLQRLLLDHNQVISLGTDVFENLTHLRHLDLGYNHLHVLYNNTFSSLAHLNWLGLGSNRLQRLEAGAMTGLDRLINLDLSDNKLQLTSSVYPARVFASLGQLQLLHLEYNDDDPNGEYPDNVFSDLVSLTLLSIDTFNEVHFGRDFAALRNIHTLDLSKNCQIYRVLNTSFEGFKNSTLSFINFQYCSLQIEACAFCELPALDRLWFMYSHFQTPNHILESMYGLQHQTMTEIKLHSIGDYLPFFHVIDSHSARYLRNICVKNVIMSRCNIQRIVGNAVTVQNTPFFRCLEHVDLSMNAIIGDTSTLVKIVMSDGPLQSLALQDQQTFTITGAQCLVSQDFRCKEYFRYNSYDENTYTMGFRTPVNITFLNLSSIFPHLHPLPVNWTFPSAKHLKTLDMSYLGFGNCRMIMYGLENLETLSLDGNYCYNMTDKMFDFFDSLKKLSLSNLGFNPQFLKSHGWRLFQNVDQLQFLDLSRNELPFTDPDMLRVQRHLKELDFSDNRLQKVPVNLGNHGDLRMLDLSHNSLSTLTSSERSALDSLAGRQAFRLYVCL
- the LOC138958315 gene encoding toll-like receptor 2 → MAQWMSHWRRCVGVQMFGIALSAFLLQLLSIVVTFIVVRSWTQLCYAWKAIRRYRLPRRHHFHRDAYIVYSEAQDDVILACVTLREAVEERYGVRLLLRDREELPGSVRAENVVQHIDDSWKVVLLVTRDFSQDEWACGFTVQQAQRSITDTMPDRVIIVFLEEPRVLPAMPSLQLLLRMVPERNILHVHRDTPPQHQIWKTLADLITAEH